In Raphanus sativus cultivar WK10039 chromosome 5, ASM80110v3, whole genome shotgun sequence, the following proteins share a genomic window:
- the LOC108862999 gene encoding pentatricopeptide repeat-containing protein At3g12770, translated as MSEASLLASPFLHTNSGIHSDSFYASLIDSSTHKPQLRQIHARLLVLGLQFSGFLITKLIHASSSFGDILFARKVFDELPRPQIYPWNAIITGYSRNNLFQDAVLMYSKMQLARVPPDSFTFPHLLKACGGLPHLMMGRLVHAQVLRLGFEADGFVQNGLIALYAKCRRVGSARSVFEGLPMSERTVVTWTAIVSAYAQNGEPVEALEIFGRMRKIDVKPDWVALVSVLNAFTCLQDLEQGRAVHASVVKMGLETEPDLLISLNTMYAKCGQVETAKILFGKMKSPNLILWNAMISGYAKNGYAKDAIDTFHEMINKGVRPDTISITSAISACAQVGSLEQARWMDEYVGRSDYRDDVFIRSALIDMFAKCGSVESARSVFDRTLDRDVVVWSAMIVGYGLHGRAREAISLYRAMERGGVQPNDVTFLGLLMACNHSGLVREGWWFFNRMTDHKINPQQQHYACVVDLLGRAGHLDQAYEVIRCMPIQPGVTVWGAFLSACKKHRHVSLGEYAAQQLFLIDPTNTGHYVQLSNLYAAARLWDRVAEVRVRMKEKGLSKDVGCSWVEVRGRLEAFRVGDKSHPRYEEIERQVEWIENKLKESGFVAYKDASLHDLNDEEAEETLCSHSERIAIAYGLVSTPQGTTLRITKNLRACVNCHAATKVISKLVGREIVVRDTNRFHHFKNGVCSCGDYW; from the coding sequence CCAATAGCGGGATCCATTCAGATTCTTTCTACGCCTCGCTTATCGATAGCTCCACTCACAAACCTCAGCTCAGGCAAATCCACGCACGTTTACTGGTTCTGGGTTTGCAGTTCAGTGGCTTCTTGATCACCAAGCTCATTCACGCGAGCTCTTCCTTTGGCGACATCCTTTTCGCACGCAAGGTGTTCGACGAATTGCCTCGCCCTCAGATATACCCTTGGAACGCTATCATCACGGGTTATTCAAGAAACAATCTCTTCCAAGATGCGGTTCTCATGTATTCCAAGATGCAGCTCGCTCGTGTTCCTCCTGATTCTTTCACTTTCCCTCATCTTCTCAAAGCTTGCGGTGGTTTGCCTCATCTTATGATGGGTCGGCTCGTGCATGCTCAGGTACTCAGGCTTGGATTCGAAGCTGATGGGTTTGTTCAGAACGGTCTCATTGCTTTGTACGCGAAGTGCAGGCGTGTGGGGAGTGCGAGAAGTGTGTTTGAAGGACTGCCAATGTCTGAGAGAACGGTGGTCACGTGGACGGCTATTGTTTCAGCTTATGCTCAGAACGGTGAGCCTGTGGAGGCGTTGGAGATTTTCGGTCGGATGAGGAAGATAGATGTGAAGCCTGATTGGGTAGCTCTCGTCAGCGTTCTCAATGCTTTCACTTGCCTGCAGGATTTGGAGCAAGGGAGAGCTGTTCACGCTTCTGTTGTGAAGATGGGTCTTGAAACAGAGCCTGACTTGCTCATCTCTCTCAACACCATGTACGCAAAGTGTGGCCAAGTCGAAACTGCCAAGATTCTGTTTGGTAAGATGAAGTCACCAAACTTGATTTTGTGGAACGCCATGATCTCTGGCTATGCGAAAAACGGTTATGCCAAAGACGCTATTGATACGTTTCATGAGATGATCAATAAAGGTGTAAGACCTGACACCATCTCTATAACATCTGCCATTTCGGCTTGTGCTCAAGTAGGTTCTCTTGAGCAGGCTCGCTGGATGGATGAATATGTAGGCAGGAGCGACTACAGGGACGACGTTTTCATTCGCAGCGCCTTAATCGATATGTTTGCTAAATGCGGAAGTGTAGAAAGCGCAAGATCAGTTTTCGACAGAACACTTGATAGAGATGTTGTGGTGTGGAGTGCTATGATTGTTGGGTACGGACTGCACGGACGGGCAAGAGAAGCAATCAGTCTATACCGTGCAATGGAGCGTGGTGGAGTGCAACCCAATGACGTGACTTTTCTTGGGCTTCTCATGGCTTGTAACCATTCAGGCTTGGTAAGAGAAGGCTGGTGGTTCTTCAACCGGATGACAGACCACAAAATTAACCCGCAGCAGCAGCACTATGCATGCGTCGTTGATCTCCTCGGTCGTGCTGGTCATCTTGATCAAGCTTATGAGGTGATCAGATGCATGCCTATTCAGCCCGGTGTAACGGTTTGGGGAGCGTTCCTAAGCGCTTGCAAGAAGCATCGCCACGTGAGTTTAGGAGAATACGCAGCTCAACAACTTTTCTTAATAGACCCAACCAACACTGGCCATTACGTGCAGCTCTCTAATCTGTACGCTGCAGCTCGTTTGTGGGACCGTGTTGCAGAGGTTCGAGTGAGAATGAAGGAGAAAGGATTGAGCAAAGACGTTGGATGCAGCTGGGTCGAAGTAAGGGGAAGGTTGGAGGCTTTTCGAGTTGGTGATAAGTCGCATCCAAGATATgaagagattgagagacaagTAGAGTGGATTGAGAATAAACTTAAGGAGAGTGGGTTTGTGGCGTACAAGGATGCTTCGTTGCACGATCTCAACGATGAAGAAGCGGAGGAGACTCTTTGCAGCCACAGCGAAAGGATAGCCATTGCATATGGACTAGTAAGTACACCCCAAGGGACAACACTGCGGATCACAAAGAATCTGAGAGCTTGTGTGAACTGTCACGCTGCTACAAAAGTTATCTCAAAGCTTGTGGGTAGAGAGATCGTTGTGAGAGACACCAACCGGTTCCACCATTTTAAGAATGGTGTTTGTTCGTGCGGTGATTATTGGTAA